A single window of Rhizophagus irregularis chromosome 28, complete sequence DNA harbors:
- a CDS encoding Pre-mRNA-splicing factor ATP-dependent RNA helicase PRP16, producing MSQPSESENDDFVHQIAIELSRALNLINPNDLLAKNIIQVAKDHKSVETFIKACQGFGRFKDDFLADLYTTIRKRLKEESDSSSQKADFSSIFNNTTVLGEILTSTGPSVGGLIRPGKLASSDDNRHVFKAPAPRTSVLGLDKIAEEKKRAAANKASEDDDKHPAKRINLGIASEWDEDSVNTTESVDDSKLRGSSSALKSNYRKRTDANSVLDEARNRLEEHKRERDQYTDNHHKKSHHKDKSDRRDRDDDYGRYESSRSSRRSPSVSSSRNGSSPSVSSSRRSPSVVSSRSRRSPSVASSIRDGYSRRTPSTTSWREGSSKRSSSLSPWRDSDRSSSRISRSEWDTTPTTSTSRFSVGGLTPRKDYKPPRDFPTPRLASFDYDEMEYRDRYNQEEEEDTGEDRDRLEWEEEQKHLDREWYNIEESSGALDEEHNPFADYTDYVVKKEQELAQKQLKKLTARQEQYNRDNELWETNRMLTSGIVQRREIDLDFEDDSEARVHLLVHDLKPPFLDGRMVFTKQLEAVQSVKDPTSDMSVFSRKGSQLVKEKREQIERQKAAKNVAEVAGTALGNIMGIKPTEEDDSAAPRTNEVDMENPKGDSQFASHLKASEAVSVFARSKTLREQREYLPAFAIREELLRIIRDNQVVVVVGETGSGKTTQLTQYLHEDGYSKYGTIGCTQPRRVAAMSVAKRVSEEMECKLGTTVGYAIRFEDCTSESTVIKYMTDGVMLRESLKEPDLDHYSAIIMDEAHERSLQTDVLMGLLRQVLSRRRDIKLIVTSATMNAEKFSLFFGNCPTFTIPGRTFPVEIMFSKTPCEDYVDSAVKQVLAIHLGHPAGDILVFMTGQEDIEITCRVIAERLQQLDNPPSLEILPIYSQLPADLQARIFEKTANNARKVIVATNIAETSLTVDGIMYVVDTGYNKLKVFNPKIGMDSLQITPISQANANQRSGRAGRTGAGTCYRLYTEQAYHHEMFMNTIPEIQRTNLANVVLLLKSLGVKNLLDFDFMDPPPQDNILNSMYQLWILGALDNTGELTPLGRRMVEFPLDPSLSKMLITSEELGCTAEILTIVSMLSVPSVFYRPKERMEQSDAAREKFFVPESDHLTLLHVYTQWKSHGFREEWCVKHFIHSKAMRKAQEVRSQLMDIMKAEKMAIVSCGTDWDVVRKCICSAYFHQAARVKGIGEYVNCRTGMPCHLHPTSALYGLGYTPDYIVYHELVMTSKEYMQCVTAVDPYWLAEMGPMFYSIKEKNFTQKEKRAANKAEMAKMTMEMQIKMAREKEEEESEQQRKATATPKHSNSVILGKRNPGTPPRKRGFGL from the exons ATGTCTCAACCATCTGAGAGCGAAAACGACGATTTTGTTCACCAAATCGCGATCGAGTTGTCTAGAGCTTTGAATCTTATAAATCCTAACGATCTTTTAGCTAAGAATATCATTCAAGTGGCTAAGGATCATAAAAGTGTTGAAACGTTTATAAaag ctTGTCAGGGTTTTGGAAGGTTTAAAGACGATTTTTTGGCTGATCTATATACCACTATAAGGAAACGGTTAAAAGAAGAGTCTGATTCTTCTAGTCAGAAGGCtgatttttcttcaatttttaacAATACCACAGTGTTAGGTGAAATATTAACCTCAACTGGCCCTTCAGTTGGTGGTCTGATCCGTCCTGGAAAACTAGCATCATCTGATGAT AATCGTCATGTTTTTAAAGCCCCTGCACCAAGAACATCAGTATTAGGATTGGACAAGATAGCTGAAGAAAAAAAACGTGCTGCCGCAAATAAAGCAtcagaagatgatgataagCATCCAGCAAAGAGAATTAATTTAGGAATCGCATCAGAATGGGATGAAGACTCTGTCAATACAACTGAGAGCGTTGATGATAGTAAATTAAGAG GATCCTCCTCCGCTTTGAAATCAAATTATCGTAAAAGGACTGATGCTAATAGCGTACTGGATGAAGCTCGTAATAGGTTAGAAGAACATAAGAGGGAACGGGACCAATATacag ataACCACCACAAAAAGTCACATCATAAAGATAAGAGTGATAGAAGGGATAGGGATGATGATTATGGTCGATACGAATCTTCCAGATCAAGTCGAAGGTCACCTTCAGTATCTTCTTCACGAAATGGTTCGTCGCCTTCTGTTTCGTCTAGTCGAAGATCCCCATCTGTAGTATCTAGCCGTAGTCGACGTTCACCATCTGTCGCATCATCAATTCGTGATGGTTATAGTAGACGCACTCCATCTACTACGTCATGGCGTGAGGGTTCAAGTAAACGATCATCATCTTTAAGTCCTTGGCGAGATTCAGATAGAAGTTCCTCTAGAATAAGTCGCAGTGAGTGGGACACCACACCTACAACTTCGACTTCAAGGTTTTCAGTTGGTGGTCTTACACCTCGAAAAG ATTACAAGCCACCCAGAGATTTTCCAACTCCACGCCTTGCTTCCTTCGACTACGATGAAATGGAATATAGAGATCGTTATAATcaagaagaggaagaagatACTGGTGAAGATCGTGATAGGCTTGAGTGGGAGGAAGAACAAAAACATTTGGATAGAGAGTGgtataatattgaagaatcaTCGGGG GCTCTCGATGAAGAGCACAATCCTTTCGCAGATTATACAGATTATGTAGTGAAAAAGGAGCAAGAACTTGCACAAAAACAACTT aaaaaactgACTGCAAGGCAAGAGCAGTATAACAGAGACAATGAGTTATGGGAAACAAATCGTATGCTCACTAGTGGTATTGTTCAACGAAGAGAAATAGATTTAGATTTTGAGGATGATTCTGAG GCTCGAGTTCATTTACTTGTTCACGATCTTAAACCGCCTTTTCTTGACGGACGCATGGTGTTCACAAAGCAATTGGAAGCTGTGCAATCCGTTAAAGATCCTACTTCTGATATGTCTGTTTTCTCTAGAAAGGGGAGCCAgcttgtaaaagaaaaaagagaacAAATTGAGCGTCAAAAg GCTGCAAAGAATGTTGCTGAAGTAGCAGGTACCGCACTTGGTAATATTATGGGAATTAAGCCAACTGAAGAAGATGATTCGGCAG CACCGAGAACAAATGAAGTAGATATGGAAAATCCAAAAGGAGATTCACAGTTTGCTTCTCATTTAAAGGCATCTGAAGCAGTTAGTGTATTTGCAAGATCAAAAACTCTTCGCGAACAACGTGAATATTTACCGGCATTTGCAATTCGAGAGGAATTGTTAAGAATTATACGAGATAATCAAG TTGTCGTGGTCGTTGGTGAAACTGGATCCGGTAAAACTACACAACTCACTCAATACCTTCATGAGGATGGATATAGCAAATATGGAACTATAGGCTGTACACAGCCTCGTCGTGTTGCTGCTATGTCGGTTGCTAAACGTGTTAGTGAAGAAATGGAg TGTAAACTCGGAACTACAGTTGGTTACGCCATTCGTTTCGAAGATTGTACTTCAGAAAGCACCGTTATTAAAT ATATGACTGATGGTGTTATGCTCCGTGAATCACTTAAGGAACCTGATCTCGATCACTACAGTGCAATTATTATGGACGAAGCCCACGAACGTTCCCTTCAAACAGATGTTTTGATGGGTTTATTAAGACAAG TTCTTTCTCGCAGAAGGGATATTAAGTTAATCGTCACGTCAGCAACTATGAATGCCGAGAAG tTTTCACTGTTTTTCGGAAATTGTCCGACTTTCACAATACCCGGTCGTACGTTCCCTGTAGAGATAATGTTCAGTAAGACACCTTGCGAAGATTATGTTGATAGTGCTGTTAAACAAGTGTTGGCAATCCACTTAGGGCATCCCGCAGGTgatatattagtatttatgACCGGACAAGAAGATATAGAGATTACATGTCGAGTGATTGCAG aACGTCTCCAGCAATTGGATAACCCTCCCTCACTTGAAATTTTGCCAATCTATTCGCAATTACCAGCTGACCTGCAAGCTAGAATTTTCGAAAAGACAGCTAACAATGCTCGAAAAGTTATTGTTGCAACCAATATTGCTGAGACCTCTTTGACTG TTGATGGTATCATGTATGTTGTTGACACAggatataataaacttaagGTATTCAATCCAAAGATTGGCATGGACTCCTTACAAATTACACCTATCAGCCAG gCAAATGCAAATCAAAGATCGGGTAGAGCTGGACGTACTGGTGCAGGAACTTGTTATCGTCTTTACACGGAACAAGCTTATCATCATGAAATGTTTATGAACACAATACCCGAGATCCAGCGTACCAACCTTGCAAATGTGGTGCTTTTACTTAAATCCTTAGGAGTAAAGAATTTATTGGATTTTGATTTCATGGATCCTCCACCTCAg GATAACATACTGAACTCGATGTATCAATTGTGGATTCTGGGTGCGTTGGATAATACTGGAGAGTTAACACCACTCGGTCGAAGAATGGTAGAGTTTCCATTAGATCCTTCGTTATCAAAGATGTTGATTACATCCGAGGAATTAGGATGTACGGCAGAGATATTg accATTGTATCTATGCTTTCTGTTCCATCGGTATTTTATCGGCCAAAAGAGAGAATGGAGCAGAGTGATGCTGCTAGAGAAAAATTCTTTGTACCTGAAAGTGACCATTTAACGCTATTACATGTTTATACACAATGGAAATCCCACGG TTTCCGGGAAGAGTGGTGTGTGAAACATTTTATTCATTCTAAAGCTATGAGGAAAGCTCAAGAAGTGAGATCACAGTTAATGGATATTATGAAAGCGGAAAAGATGGCAATTGTCTCTTGTGGCACTGATTGGGATGTAGTGCGAAAATGTATCTGCTCTGCATACTTTCACCAGGCTGCAAGGGTAAAGGGTATTGGAGAATATGTAAATTGCCGTACAGGAATGCCATGCCACCTTCACCCAACAAGTGCTTTATATGGGCTTGGTTATACACCAGATTACATCGTTTATCACGAATTAGTAATGACGTCAAAGGAATACATGCAGTGTGTTACTGCTGTAGACCCATACTGGTTAGCTGAAATGGG acCTATGTTCTATTCAatcaaagaaaagaatttCACACAGAAA gAAAAACGAGCAGCCAACAAAGCAGAGATGGCCAAAATGACGATGGAAATGCAAATTAAAATGGCGAGAGAAaaagaggaagaagaaagtgaACAGCAACGTAAAGCAACTGCAACACCTAAACATTCTAATAGTGTTATACTCGGGAAAAGGAATCCTGGAACACCCCCAAGAAAAAGGGGATTTGGTCTCTAA